The Micromonospora sp. NBC_00421 genome contains a region encoding:
- a CDS encoding O-methyltransferase, with amino-acid sequence MDATKLRRAIARTPLAPVAAFPGRLARVARYDVKVLRTSARWLATSREHHNYTYELTQLSRQHLTWFVSVVCDVPVARVRGYLAEITGDAALRRHIEQATARSARRGLADRRVRYARRVGWYAIVRATRPAHVVETGTDKGLGSCVLAAALLRNAAEGHPGRLTSLDVNPEAGYLARSAPWSDVIDLVVGDSVTAIAALDRPVDLFLHDSDHSHAHERREFDAVEPKLASGAILLTDNVTTTGVLAEHAERTDRRFLAYRETPLDHWYPGDGIGVAW; translated from the coding sequence GTGGACGCGACGAAACTGCGCCGGGCCATCGCCCGTACCCCGCTGGCACCGGTGGCCGCCTTCCCCGGACGGCTCGCCCGGGTCGCCCGCTACGACGTGAAGGTGCTGCGCACCTCGGCCAGGTGGCTGGCCACCTCCCGGGAGCACCACAACTACACCTACGAGTTGACCCAGCTCAGCCGACAGCACCTCACCTGGTTCGTCAGCGTGGTCTGCGACGTCCCGGTGGCCCGGGTCCGGGGGTACCTCGCCGAGATCACCGGTGACGCGGCGCTGCGCCGGCACATCGAACAGGCCACCGCCCGGTCCGCTCGACGCGGCCTGGCCGACCGTCGGGTCCGCTACGCGCGCAGGGTCGGCTGGTACGCGATCGTCCGGGCCACCCGCCCCGCCCACGTCGTCGAGACCGGCACCGACAAGGGGCTCGGTAGCTGCGTGCTCGCCGCCGCCCTGCTGCGCAACGCCGCCGAGGGGCACCCCGGCCGGCTCACCTCGCTGGACGTCAACCCGGAGGCCGGCTACCTGGCCCGCAGCGCGCCCTGGTCCGACGTGATCGACCTGGTGGTCGGCGACTCGGTCACCGCGATCGCCGCCCTGGACCGGCCGGTCGACCTGTTCCTGCACGACAGCGACCACAGCCACGCCCACGAGCGCCGCGAGTTCGACGCGGTCGAGCCGAAGCTGGCCTCCGGCGCGATCCTGCTCACCGACAACGTCACCACCACCGGCGTGCTGGCCGAGCATGCCGAGCGCACCGACCGCCGGTTTCTCGCCTACCGGGAGACCCCGCTCGACCACTGGTACCCCGGCGACGGCATCGGCGTCGCCTGGTGA
- a CDS encoding LCP family protein, protein MPAGEQVSDSAPVTSTEGPGSPPKRRRGWRIALVVVLALALLGAGGVAAGALYLRSVEKDVERVDAFTGVPTENRPPVVARDATNIMILGSDSRDPERTEGSRTDTIILAHLPKDRKSAQFVSIPRDTWVRVPRSTDGRNGGRTAKINAAYAWGGIPLMVQTVEEFTRVHVDHVAVVDFAGFQEIVDALGGVDITVDHRFTSIHPPLRTFAAGRQTMDGETALDYSRQRKQFPDGDFARIRHQQQVIRAILDKAATGGILTSPGKLDDFVRAASASVSVDREMSLLDLATELRGLRGGNLTFVTSPSRGTGRVGTESVVFADEQKSEAFYDAVRRDATAEIVRAAR, encoded by the coding sequence ATGCCAGCAGGCGAGCAGGTTTCGGATTCCGCCCCGGTCACCTCCACCGAGGGCCCCGGGTCACCGCCGAAGCGACGGCGGGGCTGGCGGATCGCGCTGGTGGTCGTGCTGGCGCTGGCCCTGCTCGGAGCGGGTGGCGTCGCGGCGGGCGCGCTCTATCTGCGCTCGGTGGAGAAGGACGTCGAGCGGGTGGACGCCTTCACCGGGGTGCCGACGGAGAACCGGCCGCCGGTGGTGGCCCGGGACGCCACGAACATCATGATCCTGGGCAGCGACTCCCGGGATCCGGAGCGGACCGAGGGGTCGCGTACCGACACGATCATCCTGGCCCACCTGCCGAAGGACCGGAAGAGCGCCCAGTTCGTCTCGATCCCCCGGGACACCTGGGTCCGGGTGCCCCGGTCGACCGACGGCCGGAACGGCGGTCGGACCGCGAAGATCAACGCGGCGTACGCCTGGGGCGGGATTCCGCTGATGGTGCAGACCGTCGAGGAGTTCACCAGGGTGCACGTCGACCACGTGGCGGTGGTCGACTTCGCCGGCTTCCAGGAGATCGTCGACGCGCTGGGCGGGGTGGACATCACCGTCGACCACCGCTTCACCTCGATCCACCCGCCGTTGCGCACCTTCGCCGCCGGTCGGCAGACGATGGACGGCGAGACGGCGCTTGACTACTCCCGGCAGCGCAAGCAGTTCCCGGACGGTGACTTCGCCCGGATCCGGCACCAGCAGCAGGTGATCCGGGCGATCCTCGACAAGGCGGCCACCGGGGGCATCCTGACCAGCCCGGGGAAGCTCGACGACTTCGTCCGGGCCGCCTCGGCGTCGGTCTCCGTCGACCGGGAGATGTCGCTGCTGGACCTGGCGACCGAGCTGCGCGGCCTGCGGGGCGGCAACCTGACCTTCGTCACCAGCCCGTCCCGGGGCACCGGCCGGGTGGGCACCGAGAGTGTGGTCTTCGCCGACGAGCAGAAGTCCGAGGCGTTCTACGACGCGGTCCGCCGGGACGCCACCGCCGAGATCGTCCGCGCCGCCCGCTGA
- a CDS encoding MurR/RpiR family transcriptional regulator has product MNEGAVAAPPDRLLGLFHGVRLTPTQRRIAHCLVQHAATVAYLSAAEVAELAGVSQPSVTRFAVALGHDGYPALRRRLRELTAAGPDGRPDDGNELQAAVRAEMANLERLAGELADRDKIATAGRLLAASRPLPVLGLRAAAPLAAYFAYFAAKVLPDVRVLDDGGSLLTDRLEQAASAGADALLAFVLPRYPRETLDALRAAREAGLTVVAITDSPVSPATEYAALVLPAAVGTDLVFDLHTAPMTLAMVVLQAICDAAPLQTQRRLEAFESSAARRQLFLG; this is encoded by the coding sequence ATGAATGAAGGAGCCGTCGCCGCGCCGCCGGACCGGCTGCTCGGCCTGTTCCACGGGGTCCGGCTCACCCCCACCCAGCGGCGCATCGCGCACTGCCTGGTGCAGCACGCCGCCACCGTGGCCTACCTGTCGGCGGCCGAGGTGGCCGAGCTGGCCGGGGTCAGCCAGCCGTCGGTGACCCGGTTCGCCGTGGCGCTCGGCCACGACGGCTACCCGGCGCTGCGCCGCCGGCTGCGCGAGCTGACCGCCGCCGGCCCCGACGGCCGCCCCGACGACGGCAACGAACTGCAAGCCGCGGTACGTGCCGAGATGGCCAACCTGGAACGGCTGGCCGGCGAGTTGGCCGACCGGGACAAGATCGCCACCGCCGGCCGGCTGCTCGCGGCGAGCCGCCCGCTGCCGGTGCTCGGCCTGCGCGCCGCCGCCCCGCTGGCCGCCTACTTCGCCTACTTCGCCGCCAAGGTGCTTCCCGACGTCCGGGTCCTCGACGACGGCGGCAGCCTGCTCACCGACCGGCTCGAACAGGCCGCCTCGGCCGGGGCGGACGCGCTGCTCGCCTTCGTGCTGCCCCGCTACCCCCGGGAGACCCTCGACGCGCTGCGGGCGGCCCGCGAAGCCGGCCTCACCGTCGTCGCGATCACCGACTCCCCGGTCAGCCCCGCCACCGAGTACGCCGCACTGGTGCTCCCCGCCGCCGTCGGCACCGACCTCGTCTTCGACCTGCACACCGCCCCGATGACGCTGGCGATGGTGGTGCTCCAGGCGATCTGCGACGCCGCACCGCTCCAGACCCAACGCCGTCTGGAGGCGTTCGAGTCGTCCGCCGCCCGTCGTCAGTTGTTCCTCGGCTGA
- the hutU gene encoding urocanate hydratase: MHQPVRAARGTTRTAKGWPQEAALRMLMNNLDPEVAERPDDLVVYGGTGKAARDWPSYHALVRTLTELRDDETMLVQSGRPVGVVRTHEWAPRVLLANSNLVGDWATWPEFRRLESLGLTMYGQMTAGSWIYIGTQGILQGTYETFAAVAAKCFGGSLAGTLTLTAGCGGMGGAQPLAVTMNDGVCLIVDVDRTRLDRRVHDRYLDEVADDLDDAVARVLAAKRDRRALSVGVVGNAATVFPELLRRGVAVDVVTDQTSAHDPLSYLPEGVELADARDYAQAKPAEFTDRARASMARHVEAMVGFLDAGAEVFDYGNSIRGEAQLGGYPRAFDFPGFVPAYIRPLFCEGRGPFRWAALSGDPADIAATDRAVLDLFPENESLARWMRMAADRVAFQGLPARICWLGYGERDVAGVRFNEMVAAGELSAPVVIGRDHLDCGSVASPYRETEAMADGSDAIADWPLLNALVNTASGASWVSIHHGGGVGIGRSIHAGQVCVADGTALAGQKIERVLSNDPAMGVIRHVDAGYDSARDVAARTDVRIPMAEGTA; encoded by the coding sequence ATGCACCAGCCCGTCCGCGCCGCCCGTGGCACCACCCGTACCGCGAAGGGGTGGCCGCAGGAGGCCGCCCTGCGGATGCTGATGAACAACCTCGACCCGGAGGTGGCCGAACGCCCCGACGACCTGGTGGTCTACGGCGGCACCGGGAAGGCGGCCCGGGACTGGCCGTCGTACCACGCGCTGGTGCGCACGCTCACCGAGCTGCGCGACGACGAGACGATGCTGGTGCAGTCGGGCCGCCCGGTCGGGGTGGTGCGGACCCACGAGTGGGCCCCCCGGGTGCTGCTTGCCAACTCCAACCTGGTCGGCGACTGGGCCACCTGGCCCGAGTTCCGCCGCCTGGAGTCGCTCGGCCTGACCATGTACGGGCAGATGACCGCCGGTTCGTGGATCTACATCGGCACCCAGGGCATCCTCCAGGGCACCTACGAGACGTTCGCCGCGGTCGCCGCGAAGTGCTTCGGCGGCAGCCTCGCCGGGACGCTGACGCTCACCGCCGGCTGCGGCGGGATGGGCGGGGCGCAACCCCTCGCGGTCACCATGAACGACGGGGTCTGCCTGATCGTCGACGTGGACCGGACCCGGCTCGACCGGCGGGTGCACGACCGCTACCTCGACGAGGTGGCCGACGACCTGGACGACGCGGTCGCCCGGGTGCTGGCCGCGAAGCGGGACCGGCGGGCGTTGAGCGTCGGCGTTGTCGGCAACGCCGCCACCGTCTTCCCCGAACTGCTCCGCCGGGGCGTCGCGGTCGACGTGGTGACCGACCAGACCAGCGCGCACGACCCGCTGTCGTACCTGCCGGAGGGGGTGGAGCTGGCCGACGCCCGGGACTACGCGCAGGCCAAGCCGGCCGAGTTCACCGACCGGGCGCGGGCGTCGATGGCCAGGCACGTCGAGGCGATGGTCGGCTTCCTCGACGCGGGCGCGGAGGTGTTCGACTACGGCAACTCGATCCGGGGCGAGGCGCAGCTCGGCGGGTACCCGCGGGCGTTCGACTTTCCCGGTTTCGTGCCGGCGTACATCAGGCCGTTGTTCTGCGAGGGTAGGGGGCCGTTCCGCTGGGCGGCGCTCTCCGGCGACCCGGCCGACATCGCCGCCACCGACCGGGCCGTGCTCGACCTGTTCCCGGAGAACGAGTCGCTGGCCCGGTGGATGCGGATGGCCGCCGACCGGGTCGCCTTCCAGGGTCTGCCGGCCCGGATCTGCTGGCTGGGCTACGGCGAGCGGGACGTCGCCGGGGTTCGGTTCAACGAGATGGTCGCCGCCGGTGAGCTGTCCGCACCCGTGGTGATCGGCCGGGACCACCTGGACTGCGGCAGCGTCGCCAGCCCCTACCGGGAGACCGAGGCGATGGCCGACGGCTCCGACGCGATCGCCGACTGGCCCCTGCTCAACGCGCTTGTCAACACCGCCAGCGGCGCGTCCTGGGTGTCCATCCACCACGGCGGTGGGGTGGGCATCGGCCGGTCCATCCACGCCGGTCAGGTCTGTGTCGCCGACGGCACCGCGCTGGCCGGGCAGAAGATCGAACGGGTGCTCAGCAACGACCCGGCGATGGGCGTCATCAGGCACGTCGACGCCGGCTACGACTCCGCCCGCGACGTCGCCGCCCGCACCGACGTCCGCATCCCCATGGCGGAGGGCACCGCGTGA
- a CDS encoding allantoate amidohydrolase — MSSLAGRFRELWDEIAPVGRDADSGGYLRYALTAPELRLREWFRAQADLRGMPVSEDGNGNLFAWWGDPGGTPPTGTRDSDGPTGGGAVLTGSHFDSVPHGGAYDGPLGIVSAFLAVDELRASGAVPVRPVVVAAFVEEEGARFGVPCLGSRLLTGEIDVDRAAGLRDAAGVSFAEALGDRPAGADPALLGRFAAFVELHVEQGRVLVDADAPVAVASAIWPHGRWRFELRGEGNHAGTTRMADRRDPMLTYAFTVLAANKEARLRDAHATVGRVAVEPNATNAVPSKVTGWLDARAAEAETLHGLVEAVQAKAAERARRDGTELTVTQESATPLVAFDRELADRLAGLLAAPVLPTGAGHDAGVLAAHLPTAMLFVRNPTGVSHSPAESATDADCAAGVVALARVLEELACH; from the coding sequence GTGAGCAGTCTTGCCGGGCGGTTCCGGGAGTTGTGGGACGAGATCGCGCCGGTCGGCCGGGACGCCGACAGCGGCGGCTACCTGCGGTACGCGCTGACCGCGCCGGAGCTGCGGCTGCGGGAGTGGTTCCGGGCACAGGCCGACCTCCGGGGCATGCCGGTCAGCGAGGACGGCAACGGCAACCTCTTCGCCTGGTGGGGTGACCCGGGCGGCACCCCGCCCACCGGCACCCGGGACAGCGACGGCCCGACCGGAGGCGGGGCGGTGCTCACCGGCAGCCACTTCGACTCGGTGCCGCACGGCGGGGCGTACGACGGGCCGCTCGGCATCGTCAGCGCGTTCCTCGCCGTGGACGAGCTGCGGGCCTCCGGAGCCGTCCCGGTCCGGCCGGTGGTGGTGGCCGCGTTCGTCGAGGAGGAGGGTGCCCGGTTCGGCGTACCGTGTCTGGGATCGCGGCTGCTCACCGGCGAGATCGACGTCGACCGCGCGGCCGGGCTGCGCGACGCGGCCGGGGTGAGCTTCGCCGAGGCGCTGGGTGACCGGCCGGCGGGGGCCGACCCGGCGCTGCTCGGCCGGTTCGCCGCCTTCGTGGAGCTGCACGTGGAGCAGGGGCGGGTGCTTGTCGACGCCGACGCGCCGGTCGCGGTGGCGAGCGCCATCTGGCCGCACGGCCGGTGGCGCTTCGAACTGCGCGGCGAGGGCAATCACGCCGGTACGACCCGGATGGCCGACCGCCGCGACCCGATGCTCACCTACGCGTTCACCGTGCTGGCGGCGAACAAGGAGGCCCGGCTGCGCGACGCGCACGCCACAGTCGGCCGGGTGGCGGTGGAACCGAACGCCACCAACGCGGTCCCGTCGAAGGTGACCGGCTGGCTCGACGCCCGGGCCGCCGAGGCGGAGACCCTGCACGGCCTGGTCGAGGCGGTGCAGGCCAAGGCGGCCGAGCGGGCCCGGCGGGACGGCACCGAGCTGACCGTGACCCAGGAGTCGGCCACCCCGCTTGTCGCCTTCGACCGTGAGTTGGCCGACCGGTTGGCGGGACTGCTTGCCGCGCCGGTGCTGCCCACCGGGGCCGGGCACGACGCCGGGGTGCTCGCCGCGCACCTGCCCACCGCGATGCTGTTCGTCCGCAACCCGACCGGGGTGTCGCACTCCCCCGCCGAGTCGGCCACCGACGCCGACTGTGCGGCCGGGGTGGTCGCGCTGGCCCGGGTGCTGGAGGAGCTGGCATGCCACTGA
- a CDS encoding formimidoylglutamate deiminase: MTRWLAEQAWLPDRAAPTPDVLIEAEDGRFTAVTPLARDTAPDAGVEVLAEAVRLPGLTLPGLANAHSHAFHRALRGRTHGGRGDFWSWRDVMYAVAGRLDPDSYLALARAAYAEMALAGVTCVGEFHYLHHGPDGHPYDDPNAMGAALVEAAAQAGIRITLLDACYLTASVAGEPLAGVQRRFGDGDVRRWAERVDGFRPAGAHALRGAAIHSVRAVPADQLATVAGWAYRQGAPLHVHLSEQPAENDACRTVHGRTPTGLLADRGVLGPDVTAVHATHPTSADLTLLAEHRTGVCLCPTTERDLADGIGPARLMADAGIPLSLGSDSHAVVDLFEEARAVELDERLRTRRRGHFAAAALRDAATVTGHAALGWADAGRIAVGERADLVTVRLDSPRTAGVPPVGVFFAATAADVDQVVVDGRQVVRDGRHLTVDVPAELRAAIAAVTGA; this comes from the coding sequence CTGACCCGTTGGCTGGCCGAACAGGCGTGGCTGCCCGACCGTGCCGCACCGACCCCGGACGTGCTGATCGAGGCCGAGGACGGCCGGTTCACCGCCGTCACCCCGCTGGCCCGGGACACCGCACCGGACGCCGGGGTCGAGGTGCTGGCCGAGGCGGTACGACTGCCCGGGCTCACCCTGCCCGGCCTGGCCAACGCCCACTCGCACGCCTTCCACCGGGCGCTGCGCGGGCGTACCCACGGCGGTCGGGGCGACTTCTGGAGCTGGCGGGACGTGATGTACGCCGTCGCCGGCCGGCTCGATCCCGACTCCTACCTGGCCCTGGCCCGGGCCGCGTACGCCGAGATGGCGCTGGCCGGGGTCACCTGCGTCGGCGAGTTCCACTACCTGCACCACGGCCCCGACGGCCACCCGTACGACGACCCGAACGCGATGGGCGCGGCGCTGGTCGAGGCGGCGGCGCAGGCCGGTATCAGGATCACCCTGCTGGACGCCTGCTACCTGACCGCCTCGGTGGCCGGCGAGCCGTTGGCCGGGGTGCAGCGGCGCTTCGGCGACGGGGACGTGCGGCGCTGGGCGGAACGGGTCGACGGGTTCCGCCCAGCCGGGGCGCACGCGCTGCGCGGGGCGGCGATCCACTCGGTGCGCGCGGTGCCGGCGGACCAGCTCGCCACCGTCGCCGGCTGGGCGTACCGGCAGGGTGCCCCGCTGCACGTGCACCTGTCGGAGCAGCCCGCCGAGAACGACGCCTGCCGGACGGTGCACGGGCGTACCCCGACCGGGCTGCTCGCCGACCGCGGAGTGCTCGGCCCGGACGTCACCGCCGTGCACGCCACCCATCCGACCAGCGCCGACCTGACCCTGCTGGCCGAACACCGGACCGGGGTGTGTCTCTGCCCCACCACGGAACGGGACCTGGCCGACGGGATCGGCCCGGCCCGGCTGATGGCCGACGCCGGTATTCCGCTCAGCCTGGGCAGCGACAGTCACGCCGTGGTCGACCTGTTCGAGGAGGCCCGCGCGGTGGAGCTCGACGAGCGGCTGCGTACCCGGCGACGCGGGCACTTCGCCGCCGCCGCGCTGCGCGACGCGGCCACCGTCACCGGGCACGCCGCGCTGGGCTGGGCCGACGCCGGGCGGATCGCCGTCGGCGAACGCGCCGACCTGGTCACGGTCCGGCTGGACAGCCCGCGTACCGCCGGGGTGCCGCCGGTGGGGGTGTTCTTCGCGGCCACCGCCGCCGACGTCGACCAGGTGGTGGTGGACGGGCGGCAGGTGGTGCGCGACGGCCGGCACCTGACCGTGGACGTGCCGGCGGAGCTGCGCGCGGCGATCGCGGCGGTGACCGGTGCCTAG
- a CDS encoding amidohydrolase family protein: MSSLLVDDIGELVTNVPAAGGDGPLGLRRGVALLVEAGRVVWIGPARYAPAADRRIDAEGGAVLPGFVDSHAHLVFAGDRAAEFAARMAGEPYTGGGIRTTVGATRAASDDDLRDTVRRLRDEAMRQGTTTMEIKSGYGLTVADEARSLRIAAEVTSETTFLGAHVVPAEYAGRPDDYVGLVCGPMLSAAAPYARWVDVFCERGAFDADHARAILTVGQAAGLGLRLHANQLGPGPGVRLGVELGAASVDHCTHLSDADVDALAGSAGADGSASGDGSTSADGRAGTVATLLPGAEFSTRSPYPDARRLLDAGVTVALATDCNPGSSYTSSMPFCVALAVREMRMTPAEAVWASTAGGARALRRTDVGVLRPGARADLMILDAPSHLHLAYRPGVPLVRQVLHNGVPQCRL; the protein is encoded by the coding sequence ATGAGCAGTCTGTTGGTCGACGACATCGGCGAGCTGGTCACCAACGTGCCGGCGGCCGGCGGTGACGGGCCGTTGGGCCTGCGGCGCGGGGTCGCCCTGCTGGTGGAGGCGGGTCGGGTCGTCTGGATCGGGCCGGCCCGCTACGCGCCGGCCGCCGACCGGCGGATCGACGCCGAGGGCGGCGCGGTGCTGCCCGGGTTCGTGGACAGCCACGCCCACCTGGTCTTCGCCGGGGACCGGGCGGCCGAGTTCGCGGCCCGCATGGCCGGCGAGCCGTACACCGGGGGTGGCATCCGGACGACTGTCGGCGCGACCCGGGCGGCCTCCGACGACGACCTGCGGGACACCGTGCGCCGGCTGCGCGACGAGGCGATGCGGCAGGGCACCACCACCATGGAGATCAAGAGTGGGTACGGCCTGACCGTTGCCGACGAGGCCCGCTCGCTGCGGATCGCCGCCGAGGTGACCAGCGAGACCACCTTCCTCGGCGCGCACGTCGTCCCCGCCGAGTACGCGGGTCGTCCCGACGACTACGTGGGGCTGGTGTGCGGGCCGATGCTCTCCGCCGCCGCGCCGTACGCCCGCTGGGTGGACGTGTTCTGCGAGCGCGGCGCGTTCGACGCCGACCACGCGCGGGCGATCCTCACCGTCGGACAGGCCGCCGGGCTGGGGTTGCGGCTGCACGCCAACCAGCTCGGGCCGGGGCCGGGGGTGCGGCTCGGGGTGGAACTCGGTGCGGCCAGCGTCGACCACTGCACCCACCTGTCCGACGCCGACGTCGACGCGCTTGCCGGCTCGGCGGGGGCCGACGGGTCGGCCTCCGGGGACGGCTCGACCTCCGCGGACGGGCGGGCGGGCACCGTGGCGACCCTGCTGCCGGGTGCGGAGTTCTCCACCCGGTCGCCGTACCCGGATGCCCGGCGGTTGCTCGACGCGGGGGTGACCGTGGCGCTGGCCACCGACTGCAACCCCGGGTCGTCGTACACCTCCTCGATGCCGTTCTGCGTCGCGCTGGCCGTCCGTGAGATGCGGATGACCCCGGCGGAGGCGGTCTGGGCCTCGACGGCCGGCGGCGCACGGGCGTTGCGCCGGACCGACGTCGGGGTGCTGCGTCCCGGGGCGCGCGCCGACCTGATGATCCTCGACGCCCCGTCCCACCTGCACCTGGCCTACCGGCCGGGTGTTCCACTGGTCCGCCAGGTCCTGCACAACGGAGTGCCGCAATGTCGACTGTGA
- the hutH gene encoding histidine ammonia-lyase has product MSTVTVQPTGITPADVLAVARGDARVVLAPAAVDAMVSSRSIVDGIEAAGRPVYGVSTGFGALANTFVAPQRRAELQHALIRSHAAGIGAPMPREVVRAMMLLRVRSLALGRSGVRPLLAQGLVDLLNADVTPWVPEHGSLGASGDLAPLAHCALVLLGEGWVLGPAGERVDAADALRDAGLTPVALAAKEGLALINGTDGMLGMLLLAVADARHLFTMADVTAALAIEAMLGSERPFLPELHAIRPHPGQAASAANIHRLLQDSRVMDSHRDDLAHAVQDAYSMRCAPQVAGAARDTLDFVVTVAGRELISVVDNPVVLPDGRVESTGNFHGAPLGFAADYLAIAAAEVGAIAERRVDRLLDVTRNRDLPAFLSPDAGVNSGLMIAQYTAAGIVAENRRLAAPASVDSLPTSGMQEDHVSMGWAGARKLRTVLDNLTSLLAVELLAAVRGLQLRAPLVPSPAGRAALDALGPAAGAPGPDVFLAPVLESARSVLAGPDLRAAIERQVGPLS; this is encoded by the coding sequence ATGTCGACTGTGACCGTCCAACCCACCGGGATCACCCCCGCCGACGTGCTCGCCGTGGCGCGCGGCGACGCCCGGGTCGTGCTCGCCCCGGCCGCCGTCGACGCGATGGTCAGCAGCAGGTCCATCGTGGACGGCATCGAGGCCGCCGGCCGCCCCGTGTACGGCGTCTCCACCGGCTTCGGGGCGCTGGCCAACACCTTCGTCGCCCCGCAGCGCCGGGCCGAGTTGCAGCATGCGCTGATCCGCTCGCACGCCGCAGGCATCGGCGCGCCGATGCCCCGGGAGGTGGTCCGGGCGATGATGCTGCTGCGGGTCCGCTCGCTGGCACTGGGCCGTTCCGGGGTCCGGCCGCTGCTCGCCCAGGGGCTGGTCGACCTGCTCAACGCCGACGTCACCCCGTGGGTGCCGGAGCACGGTTCGCTCGGCGCGTCCGGTGACCTGGCGCCGCTGGCGCACTGTGCACTGGTGCTGCTGGGCGAGGGATGGGTGCTCGGCCCGGCCGGTGAGCGGGTCGACGCCGCCGACGCGCTGCGCGACGCCGGGCTGACCCCTGTCGCGTTGGCCGCCAAGGAGGGGTTGGCGCTGATCAACGGCACCGACGGCATGCTCGGGATGCTGCTGCTGGCCGTCGCGGACGCCCGGCACCTGTTCACCATGGCCGACGTGACCGCCGCGCTGGCCATCGAGGCGATGCTCGGCTCGGAGCGGCCCTTCCTGCCCGAGCTGCACGCCATCCGGCCGCACCCGGGGCAGGCCGCCTCGGCGGCGAACATCCACCGGCTGCTCCAGGACTCGCGGGTGATGGACTCGCACCGTGATGACCTGGCACACGCCGTGCAGGACGCGTACTCGATGCGGTGTGCCCCGCAGGTGGCCGGCGCGGCCCGGGACACCCTGGACTTCGTCGTGACGGTGGCCGGCCGGGAGCTGATCTCGGTGGTGGACAACCCGGTGGTGCTGCCGGACGGTCGGGTCGAGTCGACAGGCAACTTCCACGGTGCCCCGCTCGGCTTCGCCGCCGACTACCTGGCCATCGCCGCCGCCGAGGTGGGGGCGATCGCCGAGCGCCGGGTGGACCGGTTGCTCGACGTGACCCGCAACCGGGACCTGCCGGCGTTCCTGTCCCCCGACGCCGGGGTGAACTCCGGGTTGATGATCGCCCAGTACACGGCCGCCGGGATCGTCGCGGAGAACCGCCGGCTGGCCGCCCCCGCCTCGGTCGACTCGCTGCCGACCAGCGGCATGCAGGAGGACCACGTCTCGATGGGCTGGGCGGGGGCCAGGAAGCTGCGCACCGTGCTGGACAACCTGACCAGCCTGCTCGCCGTGGAGCTGCTGGCAGCGGTCCGAGGGCTTCAACTCCGTGCGCCGCTGGTGCCGTCGCCGGCGGGACGGGCCGCGCTGGACGCGCTCGGCCCGGCGGCCGGCGCGCCCGGCCCGGACGTCTTCCTCGCCCCGGTGCTGGAATCGGCCCGTTCGGTGCTGGCCGGCCCCGACCTGCGCGCCGCCATCGAACGGCAGGTCGGCCCGCTGAGCTGA
- the rdgB gene encoding RdgB/HAM1 family non-canonical purine NTP pyrophosphatase encodes MNKVLLATRNRKKLVELQRILDGALGAHRIALLGLDDVEEYPELPETGLTFGENALIKAREGCRRTGLPTIADDSGIAVDALNGMPGVFSARWAGRHGDDRANLQLVLDQIADLPDEHRGASFVCTVVLVLPGGKEHLVDGRQPGRLLRAPRGEGGFGYDPIFLGDGQDRTNAELTPQEKDAISHRGKALRELAKLAAKVLPAS; translated from the coding sequence ATGAACAAGGTCCTGCTCGCCACCCGTAACCGTAAGAAGCTGGTGGAGCTCCAGCGCATCCTCGACGGCGCGCTCGGCGCGCACCGGATCGCCCTTCTGGGGCTGGACGACGTCGAGGAGTACCCGGAGCTGCCGGAGACCGGTCTCACCTTCGGTGAGAACGCCCTGATCAAGGCGCGGGAGGGCTGCCGGCGGACCGGCCTGCCCACCATCGCCGACGACTCCGGCATCGCGGTCGACGCGCTCAACGGCATGCCGGGGGTGTTCAGCGCCCGCTGGGCCGGGCGGCACGGCGACGACCGGGCCAACCTCCAGCTGGTGCTGGACCAGATCGCCGACCTGCCCGACGAGCACCGGGGGGCGTCCTTCGTCTGCACCGTCGTGCTGGTGCTGCCCGGCGGCAAGGAGCACCTGGTCGACGGCCGCCAGCCCGGCCGGCTGCTGCGTGCCCCGCGCGGTGAGGGCGGCTTCGGGTACGACCCGATCTTCCTCGGCGACGGCCAGGACCGGACCAACGCGGAGTTGACCCCGCAGGAGAAGGACGCGATCAGCCACCGGGGGAAGGCGCTGCGCGAGCTGGCGAAGCTGGCGGCCAAGGTGCTGCCCGCCAGCTGA